Sequence from the Populus nigra chromosome 17, ddPopNigr1.1, whole genome shotgun sequence genome:
GGATGAGTCGTGTGGAACTCAATTATTGAGAACAATAAGCACAAAATGACGCACAAGATCCCACCTAAAAACGTGGAGTGTTGcaacttaatttaatattcctatttattttttattttttatttatttattttttttggaatttcacaTTACCGCCTGGAAGCCGGACAAGTGGTGGTCTAGACTCATTCTAGGTCCGCTTTCTTTTAAGAGATGTCAATTCTTGAATTTATAAATTGACCATTTCTATTTGTTGAGAAATTGTGaataagaaggaaaaatatGGTATCATTTATCATGATGCTGGAccgcttttgttttttttattgtgatggaaattaatatcctttggtatttatataaaattttataaataaatgagaTTAATGGAAGTgagtttgttattaaaaatttatgattaagTAGTTAAGTGTTTTCCTTTCCATTATTATAAGATAATTGACACAAAATTACTGTTTAATCAATTCGTGAATCGAATGGAAGCACATATTTAGCAATAAAATGCAATTTAAAAGGACCGgataataacttaaaataaaatagacaggATATTAAGAAAGTGTGTTAACTAATTGTGGATTAAACCcaaattagaataataaaaaacaagatttatttTCCTCGAATATGAACGAGAGCAAAAATCGTTGTTCCTAACTACGGCCATAAcccaaatctttttatttattataatcattattttttgaaaaaaaaaatgcactaGCTCTTGATTTCATCTCAACAattgtaaattataaaatctaatcaattaattaaatacatacgTATAagattaatgttaattttgtttttatgaaactcccacttctgttttttttattattattttgagaaataataccatgtaaatgaaaaaaaattgtttttatattatcacaTGCATGATAGGGTGGATTTGTGGATATGAACTCGATAGGAAAACTCCTGAATATCAAATCTTTATTAAGAAATTATTCAAATATAGGTAAAGTTCCAAGAAGTCAAACTGCCCACGCTTTCTTACCTTTTCCTTCCCATCCGAAACAAACAGCCAGTTGGTATAAATAGAGTCTgggagagagagacagaggcGATAATCCAAATCCTTAATCACATCTGATTAATTTAGAAACTAAATCCTAACTCAACACCCACCTATTGTTCTGTCGAAATTATTTCCCTTAATTAGTCTCTTACATTTACGATTTCTGGttcccccctctctctcccGGCATCAGCACCACATTCACTCCTCACAGATTTTCCTTAAAACCTCGAAAATCCAAGCTTTACAATTTGCACGGTTACCCATAACCTGCCAAGCATCACATCTATGCCTTCCCATTACGAAACACCAACTTCTGTGTTTCCTTCAACGATACGGTTCTCAATTTCCATGCAAACCAAACACCGAGACCTCGATCTGTCTTTGTAGCAACTGGGTTTCTTCAAACAATGGAGCTGGTCGGAGAGACACCGCCGGCGTCAGCGGGGGAGGTGAACTTGTTCGGGAAGTACGAGCTAGGGAAGCTTCTGGGCTACGGCGCTTTTGCCAAGGTGTACCACGCGAGAAACGTGAGCACGGGTCAAAGCGTAGCCATCAAAGCAGTCAGCAAGGCGAAGGTGATGAAAGAGGGCTTCGTGGCGCACGTTAAGAGGGAGATCTCCATCATGAGCCGGTTGCGGCATGCGCACATAGTCAGGCTCCATGAAGTTTTGGCCACGAAGGGTAAGGTCTATTTCGTGATGGAGTATGCCAAAGGAGGCGAGTTGTTTACCAAGATTTCGAAAGGGAGGTTCAGTGAAGATCTCAGCCGTCGGTATTTTCAGCAGTTGATCACAGCCGTCGGTTACTGTCACGCGAGGGGTGTTTTCCACCGTGACTTGAAACCAGAGAATCTCTTGCTCGACGAgaattttaacttgaaaatcaCGGATTTCGGTCTCAGTGCGGTTACGGAACAGGTCCGACCCGACGGGCTGTTGCATACTTTGTGCGGCACCCCTGCTTACGTGGCACCTGAACTCTTGGCTAAGAAAGGTTACGATGGAGCTAAGGTGGATATTTGGTCATGCGGTGTCGTTTTGTTTGTCCTGATTGCTGGTTATTTGCCTTTTAATGACACTAATTTGATGGCAATGTACCGGAAGATTTACAAAGGACAATATCGGTGCCCGAAATGGACGTCTCCTGATTTGAAGAGGCTGCTGTCTCGGCTTTTGGACACGAACCCCGAGACAAGGATCACCattgatatgattattaatgatccatggtttaaaaagggtttcaaagaggagaaaaaactttatttagATGAATTTGATTTCGACAAAGGGTTCGAGGAAGAGGAGAAGTCCTTGAATGCATTCGATATAATTTCGTTCTCGTCCGGCTACGATCTGTCCAGGATGTTCAATGAATCTGATACTATGATATTAACAGAGAGGTTTGTGTCGGCCGAGAAGCCGGAGAAAGTTATGGAGAGAATAGAGGAGGTTGCTAGAAAGGAGGGACTAGAAATTGCGAAGAGGAAGAATTGGGGGGCTAAATTGGAAGGGTGGAATGGTAATTTTATAATGATCGTTGAGGTTCACCGGTTAACGGATCATCTGGTTATG
This genomic interval carries:
- the LOC133677316 gene encoding CBL-interacting serine/threonine-protein kinase 14 → MELVGETPPASAGEVNLFGKYELGKLLGYGAFAKVYHARNVSTGQSVAIKAVSKAKVMKEGFVAHVKREISIMSRLRHAHIVRLHEVLATKGKVYFVMEYAKGGELFTKISKGRFSEDLSRRYFQQLITAVGYCHARGVFHRDLKPENLLLDENFNLKITDFGLSAVTEQVRPDGLLHTLCGTPAYVAPELLAKKGYDGAKVDIWSCGVVLFVLIAGYLPFNDTNLMAMYRKIYKGQYRCPKWTSPDLKRLLSRLLDTNPETRITIDMIINDPWFKKGFKEEKKLYLDEFDFDKGFEEEEKSLNAFDIISFSSGYDLSRMFNESDTMILTERFVSAEKPEKVMERIEEVARKEGLEIAKRKNWGAKLEGWNGNFIMIVEVHRLTDHLVMIEVKEKKCKIGPGQETWEDKLKPQLRSLIYQPEQAVSGN